The genomic DNA TATTACAATTGACGCAAGATGGAATTCACTTTTAATAGAAATGCATTATTTCCCTATATGACGGTTTCTATAATTAACTCAATTATTGTTCGTTTCTCTCAGCTTCCGGTGTTTCTGTTAAGTGCGGCCAAAATGACATGTCAATCACATTACCAAAGATCCTCCTCCTCGGTTTGAACCGTGAACATGTCACTCTCCGAGACGTCAAATGCGTTGCCAAGGAAACCAAAACCCACTTCACCCTTAATACTGCATTAACCGGTTGTGGAACAACCGCAAGATTCGGTAAGGGTGCCGTGGTCTACAGCAACACTGTCATGGAGATTCCCGTCAAAAATGACGCCATTATAACGAGAGTTCGCGAGATTGAGATTCCTTTCAGCTGCTACTATAAAAATACTGAAGCTGCAACCGCCGTTGGAGTCCAAGCTGATACCAAGAAACTGGTGTTTGACGAagatggaaaaggaaaatttacgGTTGCCCTGGATCTGTTTTCAGACCAACAGTAAGTCAATGCCATGGTATTTTTACTCTATaatggaaaattgaattttcgTCAACTTAAACCGGATCTAATGAGTATATCGATGGATTTCTTTTCCTCCTGATAATCCACTGATAATTAAGAAAATTCGTTTCCAACTGTATGGATTCATGGCAACTAGTATAATTATTTTCATGAGATCATACATCGCTGACTGGTCGGTGTTTTCGTCGATTGTTTTCATAGTTAACATAgccaggtaaattttaattcagaGGAGTTATTTCAAAGATGACCTGGTGATATTTTTGTTACTGCACGGCCCTTACTACATGAAATTGAACTAAGAACTTCTTAGAGTATCAAtcctttttttcatcattttattatttttggagAGAAGTTAAAAAAGTAGTCTAGGCTATTACCAATATTCAACATTTTTCGCCTATGACATTACcagaccaactgactgactcgTGATGACAGGGCAAgctggtgttatcaactgagttaataacgtaaattggccaccgttagaCGTTTAAAGCGTTAGAGCGctgtcattcgctctgacgaagaacTAACGCTCAAagcggtggtcaatttacgttattaactaatttgataatgctaaattaccctgttacactctcccaccgacgcagaaTCACAGTTGCTAAGAGACTTACCACCTTGACTCCTGACAAGTTTGATACTTACACATTCATCATAATTAGCATCAAATATGTGATTCTCTTTTTTATCCACCAGGTTTAAGTCAGGCTATACTGAAAAAGACTACCCAGTGCAAGTCAAACTAAGGCAAGATCTGTACTTCGAGGCATCTGTGAAATCCAAGGACAAGACTTTGTCAGTGTTGGGCGAAAACTGTGTCGCCACTCCCACGCAAGATAGTAAACACGGTACATCATATCCTCTCATTACCAACGGGTTAGTTATGCTTTTATTACACTTGAGTGAAAATCTTGAATTTCTCACCGCAACTGGGTTTTCAGAGATGGAAAAAACCTTGGGTTTTATAAGGAGAGTAGGAAataatgtaaaggaaaaaatagctGCACTTTTCTACAGTACCAGGTGCTTTGGCTTATTCACTTATTCTGATACACAAGTTCTTGTATTCTTTAATTTAAGCACTGATGCATATTTCTAAGCAGTGGTAAACGTTTCTTTTGTTATCCTCAGGTGCCCTGTGGATGAAACTACCAGTGTCATGAAGTCATCTCCTGTAGGCACCTTCCGATTCACCACAGAAAGCTTTAAATTCATTGCCAAACACCCATTCCTCTTTGTCCATTGCCAAATAAGGGTTTGTGACTCAAAAGATCCAAAGTCGAGATGCGCTCAAGGATGCCTTCGAGGAGATAGGAGAAGGCGTGACGTCACCACTGATGACAAAATATACTCGCTGGCCCAGGGACCACTAACATTTTATGCTGATGAAGAAGACGCTGGATCAACTCTTAGTGGTAAAGAATAATACCGGATTAACTAGCTACAATGTTTTTACCGTGAAAAAGTTCTTGAAGCAGTTTCCCTCGCACTTGGCTCCCTCACTGACAGCCGTTTCATGCAATCGACTGAGTCATTCATTGTCCTTCCTACCCACATACACATGGAGTTTAACCGATATTAccaaaaatatgtatatatatcaAAAAAAGATCCCATTATGCTTTGATGAATTCTGACGCTGACAAATAAGAGAGCAGTGACACACAAACATAAAATAATCCATCCTAAAGCTTTGGCAATCTAGGAACCTTTATTGAAACACCCTATCAAAGGATGTAACGAAATTTATGTTGTTTGCTGTTGTCAAAAAGAAAGATCTATAGATCACAACGTAACTTGTTGAATGTCTGCTTGTAGGTGTAACCGTCCCAGCAGTGGTTTCCATGTCAACAATTTCTGTGTTCTGCCTTGTGGGAATCATTTGGATGTCACGCAAGAAGTCCAGTCAAGCCGCGGGTTACTTTCCTCTTAGTGTGTCGCCAGAAGATTAGGAGGCGTGAATACAATAACTGGACCACTTTGACTTGTCTTAGCTGAAGAGCTATGTTCAATAATCATTGATAATAGAATATAATAAAACTTGTGTACGAGAGACACTGTCGCCTTTTTTTTAACGACTACAGCTTCCTGCTATCCGGCCACAAGACCTTCAACCTCATACTTGGAGTCTTTTCTGagagacaaagagaaagaacCCTTGAAACTAGGTGTTCAAAAATTATTAGTAAATCAAAGACTGACTCGTAGATAAAGTAGTCTATAAGTTTAGACAAAACTTTTGTGCACTTTCATGTATTGGTCTTTTATCTTGCAAGGTCGCTCTTATCTCAGAAAGCCTGAAAGGTCAATTTGTTCGATTTTGTTGCACACATACCACAAACACGTGCACGAAGGAATGTTGGAGTATTTATGGACTCTTCTACCCGTTCCAGGGAACGAATTTACTAAAATAGGTAATAACGAAAGTAACAGCTTCCATAGCAATTATTACTGTATATTTGCACTCTCTTGAGTCCTTTCGCACTGATCATCATTACATTTTGTTTCCCAAGGCGATCTTATGAGGAATTCGATCAAAGCCTGTTCTTTCTAGCTTGACTACGCTTGCATCTAGATATTCACATTAGCAAGGATCCTTTGCATCTCATCGGCTCGGGTATTCCTTGACATCTACAATTCTTAAAGGTTGCAGCTCTTCTGTAAATTAAGAGAAATTCATACTATTGTACTATTTTAACGAAACACGAAGGCAATTTTAGTTAAATGTGTACTTCGCGCTATTTgattcgtttaaaaaaaaagcttaattacCGACTTGAGCTTAAACTCCGAAGGCTATAGAAAACTCGTGCTTCAGTCACGTAGCTAATTATCATTTAAAAGACAGTCAGAAGCATTAGACTCTATAGTTAGATTTAGACATGTAAGTTTGAAAAACTATCCTTTAATCTTACCTAATATAAAGGAACTCCAATTAAATATGCTTGGTGAAGGAACCGCtattttccaacaaagtttCCCGGTGTCCAAGGCAGAAAGTAGCAAAGGGAGCACGAATTTTAGAAAACTTCACGCCTCACAcgttttaaaaaaggaaaaacttaaatTCTCAGCTTGCtttgcctttctgtaaaatcCACGCTTCATGCATTTATTTTGGGCATTAGCACGCGTCACGGATAAAACCCTTGATGCTCTCTCTTATGTGAAACTGTATAATAAAAGAGATTCTGAGCGCATCGTATGCCGAAATTAAGAGAatgtctctgtaagagcggtctggtcgattttgcttgagacacggatttcgctcatttcttgtgtaTTGTGAGACCTgtgtacctatactaaaatcacaatccgtttgatcggatctctttatttttcagagttttataGAAATTAAATTTCGCTCGaccgaaggcttgtcgtgacacttttcaagacatTAATTAGAGACAagtttggaggacaatttacaaaaaactacggaactcagcaaaaaacaaatagcccagccatgtatattaactctatcttatctatcgaggcgacttttgTGAACATCgtgtttcaatcaaggaaacaggaagacttgaatgacaccgtATAGGTTCGCTTAAGTCACACACgcgaaaaccgatcaaattcaaggtaaatttttgaaaaagtgaggtgttcttaactgatccaactaacatagctaggaagtaggtgccatagaaaaggtacctacagaaaaaaactttgcggcccgacctttacgcatgaataagtgtattgcgttgtcaggtgatttgatcttctacaaaaacattattgattatcaaccaagcaacattgtacatatttccatctgcaattaaaagcatttacacatagatctatgttttttcaacgtgatgtgcaCTTAAGTACCCTTAATGTAATAAagagtttcttctcttttcgagcagatatgtcacgagacaaaaatagataacagaaatGTCCTtagacatatgcaaggtaattacagCTCTCCCTTGCcgatacgcttcctgacaccatcatggtcaggatactgacatgttgCCTTTGCACtcctccaaaacttccccaaggtgtggcgatgcctatagcaaatccacattttttctttatcctcctGAGtgaggtgaaataggccagtccttgccaagattagctcacTTTCACTTaagacctctttagacaggtggtaccttatcaaatgatgttttacttcatcattgcattcagacagtcgtaccaaaccacttaagccacgcgatgaaccaaagtttttttcatctttgcaattaaaaaagcagtcctgagacattatgaacgtctcgctaacgaACGACTTCTTAATGTACTTGtaacataaataaaaggttctggtggaaaagacaccttattttataccactgatgacaagcaaaaaggtcatATGGGtaccccggttaaaaatatattgataactctattaattaataccagttctaatttaaaggagaaagttataagagtaaaatgaaagttgtctgtaccacgaagcatgccttcactgtttagactgggagtcctaaagctttttaagcgtgcattcgaatatcttatgacgataagcccgccaaccaccccaccccgcgctatactgttttcactcagcggctggtcagcggtcacgtttatgaggtaaacattGCGATCACCTCCTGATCGCCGTTCCTGACGATCCGAAAATCAAActaccagcgtgatattgcctcgaagatgaagcagttatgttatttgattcgtactttaCAATCGAGTCGAAGCTGGGGTGGCACAAGTCATTTCctgcggtggaatcgacgaggggaattcgagCACAAGTTGTAGtttttgaattgttggaagaaatggtcgcatggggatgtaagaatggtaagtttaacgaacaatttcaaattttgccgcttgaattgaaagtaaagttcatttgaattgcttttgtatgtatttctgacggtcttagatctacctgcttgattaATATCTgctacgcttcatgttgacgagtccctcaaaatggcggccaaacttggagattgccgaaaattaggtaagttcacggagttattaagttttcgtaaaggtcgggccgctaagtttttttctgtaggtaccttttctatggcacctacttcctagctatgttagttggatcagttaagaacacctcactttttcaaaaatttaccttgaatttgatcggttttcgcGGGTGTGACTTAAGCGAACCGACacggtgtcattcaagtcttactgtttccttgattgaaacatGATGTTCAcaaaagtcgcctcgatagataagatagagttaatatacatggctgggctatttgttttttgctgagttccgtggttttttgtaaattgtcctccaaacgTGTCtaaaattaaagtcttgaaaagtgtcacgacaagccttcggtCGAGCGAAATTCAATTCCcttaaaactctgaaaaataaagagatccgatcaaacggattgtggttttagtataggtacatgaatgtcttacaacacacaagaaatgagcgaaatccgtgtctcaagcataatcgaccggaccgctcttgcagagacactctcttaactACCGTGATATTTTAGGCAAACTTCTTTGCGACCAAGTTACGCTTAATGCTAACCCTAGAGAGACAGTTAAGAGGAAAACTCTGAAAAACACGCTCGAAAAGTGGCAAGACACGGAA from Pocillopora verrucosa isolate sample1 chromosome 10, ASM3666991v2, whole genome shotgun sequence includes the following:
- the LOC131773034 gene encoding oncoprotein-induced transcript 3 protein-like, which encodes MSISGVSLLITLAFTLSQSPTSGKDVNECNVKNGGCSHKCTNTKGSYICSCPDPELTLAPDGRNCVASGVSVKCGQNDMSITLPKILLLGLNREHVTLRDVKCVAKETKTHFTLNTALTGCGTTARFGKGAVVYSNTVMEIPVKNDAIITRVREIEIPFSCYYKNTEAATAVGVQADTKKLVFDEDGKGKFTVALDLFSDQQFKSGYTEKDYPVQVKLRQDLYFEASVKSKDKTLSVLGENCVATPTQDSKHGTSYPLITNGCPVDETTSVMKSSPVGTFRFTTESFKFIAKHPFLFVHCQIRVCDSKDPKSRCAQGCLRGDRRRRDVTTDDKIYSLAQGPLTFYADEEDAGSTLSGVTVPAVVSMSTISVFCLVGIIWMSRKKSSQAAGYFPLSVSPED